Proteins found in one Pongo pygmaeus isolate AG05252 chromosome 8, NHGRI_mPonPyg2-v2.0_pri, whole genome shotgun sequence genomic segment:
- the EMX2 gene encoding homeobox protein EMX2: MFQPAPKRCFTIESLVAKDSPLPASRSEDPIRPAALSYANSSPINPFLNGFHSAAAAAAGRGVYSNPDLVFAEAVSHPPNPAVPVHPVPPPHALAAHPLPSSHSPHPLFASQQRDPSTFYPWLIHRYRYLGHRFQGNDTSPESFLLHNALARKPKRIRTAFSPSQLLRLEHAFEKNHYVVGAERKQLAHSLSLTETQVKVWFQNRRTKFKRQKLEEEGSDSQQKKKGTHHINRWRIATKQASPEEIDVTSDD; the protein is encoded by the exons ATGTTCCAGCCGGCGCCCAAGCGCTGCTTCACCATCGAGTCGCTGGTGGCCAAGGACAGTCCCCTGCCCGCCTCGCGCTCCGAGGACCCCATCCGTCCCGCGGCACTCAGCTACGCTAACTCCAGCCCCATAAATCCGTTCCTCAACGGCTTCCActcggccgccgccgccgctgccggtAGGGGCGTCTACTCCAACCCGGACTTGGTGTTCGCCGAGGCGGTCTCGCACCCGCCCAACCCCGCCGTGCCAGTGCACCCGGTGCCGCCGCCGCACGCCCTGGCCGCCCACCCCCTACCCTCCTCGCACTCGCCACACCCCCTCTTCGCCTCGCAACAGCGGGATCCGTCCACCTTCTACCCCTGGCTCATCCACCGCTACCGATATCTGGGTCATCGCTTCCAAG GGAACGACACTAGCCCCGAGAGTTTCCTTTTGCACAACGCGCTGGCCCGAAAGCCCAAGCGGATCCGAACCGCCTTCTCCCCGTCCCAGCTTCTAAGGCTGGAACACGCCTTTGAGAAGAATCACTACGTGGTGGGCGCCGAAAGAAAGCAGCTGGCACACAGCCTCAGCCTCACGGAAACTCAG GTAAAAGTATGGTTTCAGAACCGAAGAACAAAGTTCAAAAGGCAGAAGCTGGAGGAAGAAGGCTCAGATtcgcaacaaaagaaaaaagggacGCACCATATTAACCGGTGGAGAATCGCCACCAAGCAGGCGAGTCCGGAGGAAATAGACGTGACCTCAGATGATTAA